Part of the Acidaminococcales bacterium genome, ATAAAGTAACTTTATTAAACTACTTTAAAAACAGCCGCCTTTTAAGGAGTCGGTCAATTGCAATATCAAATGCAACAAATTTCCCATAGGGCTTGGCATACACCAATCCTTGTATCGCCATGGCTTAGGCAAGGGGATTATGCCGCGATTGCCTCTTTGATTTTCATAAGCTCTTGCGCTAACGCTTCTATAGGCGTCATGTAGCCTAAAATCTTCCTCGGCAGATTGTTGTTCCACTCCGCCGCCATCTCTATGATCTCCGGCGCCAGTTCGTCTATGCTCCCGCCCTTTTTTATAAATCGCCGCAAGAGCCCGTTGTGCCGCTCGTTCGTCCCCTTTTCAAAGCTTGCGTACGGATGGCAAAAATATACCGCGCATTCCACCGCGCCTTTCAGCCCTGCAAATTCCGCCCCGTTGTCCCCTGTTATGCTCTTAAAG contains:
- a CDS encoding IS30 family transposase: FKSITGDNGAEFAGLKGAVECAVYFCHPYASFEKGTNERHNGLLRRFIKKGGSIDELAPEIIEMAAEWNNNLPRKILGYMTPIEALAQELMKIKEAIAA